In Dehalococcoidales bacterium, a single window of DNA contains:
- a CDS encoding AIR synthase family protein: protein MAEIPEIGKVSADIFNEIIFPRLGAKNKDVLVGPQHGTDVGIAKIGNMAVSMTTDPVFIVPEYGWERAAWFAIHILASDSATSGLKPRYISIDLNLPMSMTKSELSIMWDTMHQECEKLGINVITGHTGRYENCHYPMVGGATVIGVGEIDEYVTPRFARPGDKVIITKGPAIEAVGIFAAVFANSLEEKFGTEFRRKAESIFYKMTTVEDAMTAVTVGVRDNGISAMHDATECGIWGGLYELAAAAGLGVRVELEKIVVEETVKEICNYFQIDPYASISEGTLIILCRPHKADQVVQALAAKGIRSSIAGEMTEASQGMILVKEGKETKLVHPIVDPFWRAFYNAVSGEKPGR, encoded by the coding sequence ATGGCAGAAATTCCAGAAATAGGTAAGGTTTCGGCAGATATCTTTAACGAAATTATTTTTCCAAGGCTTGGCGCAAAAAATAAGGACGTGCTTGTCGGGCCACAACATGGCACTGATGTCGGCATAGCCAAGATTGGCAACATGGCAGTTTCTATGACCACCGATCCGGTGTTTATTGTACCCGAATACGGCTGGGAGAGGGCGGCATGGTTTGCCATACATATATTAGCCTCAGATTCGGCGACTTCAGGGCTAAAACCCCGGTACATAAGCATTGATTTGAACCTGCCCATGAGCATGACCAAAAGCGAGCTTTCAATCATGTGGGATACTATGCACCAGGAGTGCGAAAAATTGGGCATAAACGTTATTACCGGACACACTGGCAGATACGAGAATTGCCATTATCCCATGGTTGGAGGAGCTACCGTGATTGGAGTTGGCGAGATAGATGAATACGTAACCCCGCGCTTTGCCCGTCCAGGCGATAAGGTAATTATCACCAAGGGTCCGGCCATTGAAGCGGTGGGAATTTTTGCCGCAGTATTTGCTAACTCGCTTGAAGAGAAATTCGGCACGGAATTTCGCCGAAAAGCCGAGAGCATTTTTTATAAAATGACAACCGTCGAGGACGCCATGACAGCAGTCACAGTTGGGGTCCGCGATAATGGTATTTCTGCTATGCATGATGCCACTGAATGTGGTATCTGGGGAGGGTTGTATGAGCTGGCTGCTGCTGCTGGTCTCGGAGTAAGAGTAGAACTGGAAAAAATCGTAGTGGAAGAAACCGTCAAAGAGATCTGCAATTACTTTCAAATAGATCCCTACGCTTCAATATCAGAAGGAACCCTGATAATTCTATGCCGACCACACAAGGCAGACCAAGTTGTTCAAGCCCTTGCCGCAAAAGGAATTCGCTCATCAATTGCCGGAGAAATGACAGAAGCCTCCCAAGGAATGATTCTGGTAAAAGAAGGCAAAGAGACCAAGCTGGTACATCCGATTGTTGATCCTTTCTGGCGGGCATTCTACAATGCTGTATCTGGTGAAAAGCCGGGCAGGTAA
- the fdhD gene encoding formate dehydrogenase accessory sulfurtransferase FdhD — MSTNKEQTTSVPVTSFTPQGRKSIQEVICRELPLVIKVNSQEAATILCSPSDIEDLVFGFLYSEGFIESVEDIIDIDIDSAATAVSVKIAKPFEPKACLKPLIASGGSKGRSSQKKETEVVSGKLSVSTGQINILMSTFLSASTVYSATRGIHSAAIASPEKILIRRDDIGRHNALDKVFGSCLRNQIQTQNHLVIISGRISSEMLLKVAAHRSPILLTKAVPTDLGITLAHDLGITLVRCSHNLNITAYCHDWRITD; from the coding sequence TTGAGTACCAATAAAGAACAGACAACTTCAGTTCCGGTTACCTCTTTTACACCCCAGGGGCGTAAAAGTATACAGGAGGTTATCTGCCGGGAATTACCGCTGGTAATAAAGGTTAATAGCCAGGAAGCTGCAACCATATTATGCAGCCCGAGTGACATCGAGGATCTGGTGTTTGGCTTTCTCTACTCAGAAGGCTTTATAGAAAGTGTCGAAGATATAATCGATATCGATATTGACTCAGCAGCAACCGCTGTATCAGTAAAAATAGCAAAACCTTTTGAGCCAAAGGCATGTTTGAAACCCCTGATTGCATCAGGTGGCAGCAAAGGGCGATCCTCCCAGAAGAAAGAAACAGAAGTGGTCAGCGGAAAATTGTCTGTCTCCACTGGTCAAATCAACATACTTATGAGTACTTTTCTTAGCGCTTCAACTGTCTATTCCGCTACCCGCGGAATACATTCTGCCGCTATTGCCAGTCCAGAAAAAATACTGATACGCAGAGATGACATCGGTCGCCACAATGCCCTGGACAAAGTTTTTGGCAGCTGCCTGCGAAATCAAATACAAACCCAGAATCATCTGGTTATTATATCCGGCAGGATTTCTTCTGAAATGCTTCTGAAAGTGGCTGCCCACCGATCACCCATTCTCCTCACCAAAGCCGTACCGACCGACTTGGGTATTACCCTGGCACACGACTTGGGCATTACGCTTGTCAGATGCTCACATAACTTGAATATAACTGCTTACTGCCATGATTGGAGGATTACCGATTGA
- the nadA gene encoding quinolinate synthase NadA, translating to MTVLDEDIAVKIQELKKKRRAVILVHNYQPPEIHQIADFVGDSLELSRLAAQTPAEVIVFCGVHFMAETASILSPQKKVLLPASDAGCPMADMVTPDRLQSLKEELPGYAVVTYVNSSAAVKAFSDICCTSANAVKVVSSLENDDILFIPDQHLGRFVQSKTGKNIHLWPGYCPVHASITSAHIQACKNKYPGAKVIAHPECKTEVLTLADDILSTGGMVKYCRQLTAGEIIVATDAGMLYRLKNENPAVTFIPANANAKCKNMQRTNLDNVLGSLQEMSGEVKVADDIRSQAYRAVERMIQLG from the coding sequence TTGACAGTTTTAGACGAAGATATTGCGGTTAAAATACAAGAGCTCAAAAAAAAGCGGCGAGCGGTAATTTTAGTACACAATTATCAGCCGCCTGAAATACACCAAATAGCTGATTTCGTTGGTGATTCCCTGGAACTAAGTCGGTTAGCGGCACAAACCCCAGCTGAGGTAATCGTTTTTTGCGGTGTGCACTTTATGGCAGAAACAGCCTCGATCCTGTCTCCCCAAAAAAAAGTATTGCTCCCTGCGTCTGATGCTGGCTGCCCGATGGCAGATATGGTAACTCCCGATCGCCTGCAAAGCCTTAAAGAGGAACTACCAGGTTATGCAGTAGTTACTTATGTAAACTCATCAGCAGCAGTAAAAGCCTTTTCAGATATCTGCTGCACATCAGCCAATGCCGTAAAGGTAGTATCCAGCCTGGAAAATGACGACATTTTATTTATACCAGACCAGCATCTGGGCAGATTTGTTCAATCCAAAACCGGAAAAAATATCCATTTGTGGCCAGGATATTGCCCGGTGCATGCCAGTATTACATCCGCCCATATCCAGGCATGCAAAAACAAGTATCCGGGCGCAAAGGTAATTGCCCATCCGGAATGCAAAACGGAAGTTCTCACACTTGCCGACGATATCCTGAGCACCGGCGGAATGGTAAAATATTGCCGCCAATTAACTGCTGGTGAAATTATCGTAGCTACTGACGCCGGCATGTTATATCGACTTAAAAATGAAAATCCTGCGGTTACTTTCATACCAGCCAATGCAAATGCAAAATGCAAGAACATGCAGCGAACCAATCTGGATAACGTGCTTGGCTCTTTACAGGAAATGTCCGGAGAGGTTAAAGTAGCAGACGATATCAGAAGTCAGGCATACCGGGCGGTTGAACGTATGATTCAGCTTGGCTAA
- a CDS encoding divalent-cation tolerance protein CutA, translated as MNSNGFAVILITTSQDEESQLIARVLLEQKIAACVNIIPQINSLFWWKQSIDQEKESMLIVKTRVKLIDEVVRLIKEVHSYEVPEIIALPIIGGNCDYLEWIDHEVIPEEAE; from the coding sequence GTGAACAGCAACGGTTTCGCCGTAATCTTAATCACCACCTCACAAGATGAAGAATCTCAGCTCATCGCTCGAGTATTACTTGAGCAAAAAATAGCCGCTTGTGTAAATATAATTCCGCAAATCAACTCCCTTTTCTGGTGGAAACAATCGATTGACCAGGAAAAGGAAAGCATGCTTATCGTGAAAACCCGCGTTAAGTTAATAGACGAAGTAGTCCGCCTGATTAAAGAAGTCCATAGTTATGAGGTACCGGAAATAATAGCTCTTCCCATTATTGGAGGCAATTGCGATTATCTGGAGTGGATTGACCACGAAGTAATACCTGAGGAGGCCGAATAG